The following coding sequences are from one Eucalyptus grandis isolate ANBG69807.140 chromosome 11, ASM1654582v1, whole genome shotgun sequence window:
- the LOC120289566 gene encoding receptor-like protein EIX2: protein MPKFIGSMKQLRYLDLSYSFDFAIVPHEWGNLTELEVLDLHGYYIAGAVDDFQWLSHLQALKYLDMSGIHVNKSGDFMHVIRNIPDAFGRLQVLSILDLSSNLLNGTIPQSLGQLQYLFSLDLSANSLGGTVSKIHFSNLSKLRTLDIGNNHLAIEVDSDWIPPFNLSSMLMASYLSRNLISGPIPQDIGLAMPQLGTLNLNDNLLSGPIPTSICEMEFLFELHLGRNELVGEIPACWKENPLSLLDLSSNKLYGVIPNSLGNLTKLMSLHLNNNNLYGEIPVTLNYVRNLRILDLEENKISGSVPRWIGPSFQSLQILRLRENMFDGSIPSQLCLLSALQILDMAVNNLTGAIPNCLGYMKGMKLNKSIGEGNSLSLAYAATPPMLGPTTSNASPPMLGPTTSNATTPIAPTDWTQEHVEQVVKGMDLDYTTLDLQLMVNLDLSSNKLVGQIPRELTLLSGLRGLNLSRNFLSGGIPTMIGDMRSLESLDLSNNQLLGTIPQSFSAFISLSKLNLSHNNFTGPIRKGNQIQTLDDPSIYADNPLLCGDPLQKKCPKAEAPQAAPQVPEEVANEEGKLEKVMFYIVIMLGFATGFWGVVGSLVDKKNWRLVYFNFVDRKADMVYVIVAMKVAELRRRLRRV, encoded by the exons ATGCCCAAATTCATCGGCTCCATGAAGCAGTTGAGGTACCTTGACTTGTCATACTCTTTCGATTTTGCAATTGTTCCTCATGAATGGGGAAATCTCACTGAGTTGGAAGTCCTCGATCTCCATGGTTATTATATCGCGGGTGCTGTTGATGACTTTCAGTGGCTTTCACATCTTCAGGCATTAAAGTACCTCGACATGAGTGGAATACATGTTAACAAATCTGGAGACTTCATGCACGTGATCA GGAATATTCCTGATGCATTTGGAAGATTGCAAGTGTTATCAATTTTAGATCTCAGCAGCAATCTTCTAAATGGCACTATTCCACAGAGTCTTGGACAACTTCAGTATCTTTTCTCTTTAGATCTTTCAGCAAATTCCTTGGGAGGAACAGTTTCCAAAATCCACTTCTCCAACCTCTCAAAGCTGCGGACCTTAGATATTGGCAACAACCATTTAGCTATCGAGGTGGATTCTGATTGGATACCACCTTTCAATCTCTCATCCATGCTGATGGCGTCAT ATCTCTCTCGCAACTTAATTTCAGGACCAATTCCGCAAGATATTGGCCTAGCAATGCCTCAGTTGGGAACTTTGAATCTGAATGACAATCTCTTAAGCGGTCCAATACCCACCTCAATATGCGAGATGGAATTTCTGTTTGAGTTGCACCTTGGAAGGAATGAATTAGTTGGCGAAATTCCTGCATGTTGGAAGGAGAACCCATTGAGCCTCCTTGATTTATCATCCAATAAGTTGTACGGAGTCATACCAAATTCTTTGGGAAATCTAACTAAGCTTATGTCATTACACTTGAACAACAACAATCTCTATGGAGAAATTCCTGTGACTCTGAACTATGTTAGAAACTTGCGGATTTTGGATcttgaagaaaacaaaatctCAGGAAGTGTTCCACGTTGGATTGGACCAAGTTTTCAGTCACTACAAATTCTTAGATTGCGAGAAAACATGTTCGATGGAAGCATTCCTTCACAACTATGCTTACTCTCTGCATTGCAAATATTGGACATGGCAGTCAACAATCTGACAGGAGCGATTCCAAATTGTCTTGGCTATATGAAAGGTATGAAACTGAACAAAAGCATAGGCGAAggcaactcactctctcttgcTTATGCAGCTACACCTCCCATGCTTGGGCCAACAACGTCCAATGCTTCACCTCCCATGCTTGGGCCAACAACGTCCAACGCTACAACGCCCATTGCTCCAACGGATTGGACTCAAGAGCATGTGGAGCAGGTTGTGAAGGGGATGGATCTTGACTACACAACACTTGATCTACAGCTTATGGTGAATTTAGATCTCTCGAGCAACAAATTGGTTGGGCAAATTCCAAGAGAGCTTACCTTGCTCTCCGGATTGCGAGGCTTGAACTTATCCCGCAACTTTCTTTCTGGAGGCATCCCAACTATGATTGGAGACATGAGATCGCTCGAGTCACTTgatctttcaaataatcaacttttgGGAACAATCCCACAAAGCTTTTCTGCATTCATATCATTGAGCAAACTAAACTTGTCACACAACAACTTCACGGGGCCAATTcgaaaaggaaatcaaatccAGACACTTGATGATCCTTCCATTTATGCCGACAATCCTCTACTTTGTGGTGATCCTCTACAAAAGAAATGCCCCAAAGCAGAGGCCCCTCAAGCGGCCCCACAAGTGCCGGAAGAAGTTGCCAATGAAGAAGGTAAGCTTGAAAAGGTAATGTTCTACATAGTAATAATGCTCGGGTTTGCGACTGGGTTTTGGGGAGTTGTTGGCAGTTTGGTGGACAAGAAGAACTGGAGACTGGTGTACTTCAACTTTGTGGATCGTAAAGCAGACATGGTGTACGTGATTGTTGCAATGAAGGTGGCCGAGTTGAGGAGGAGATTGAGAAGAGTGTAA